A single window of Paenibacillus sp. FSL H8-0537 DNA harbors:
- a CDS encoding glycosyltransferase family 2 protein: MIAISLCMIVKNEEKTLARCLSSIAPAVDEIIIVDTGSTDATREIAADFNARVDSFAWVDDFAAARNFAFSLASKPYIMWLDADDVLEVSELHKLKALKHQLGDTVDSVSMDYHLSFDEFGNVVNKLRRNRIVKRERGFQWIGAVHEYLEVYGNIVHCDVAVTHKSLGHDSDRNLTMYENRLRRGEIFTPRDLFYYANELKDNGRYDSAIRYYDKFLATGKGWIEDNILACGRLADCYHELNEPRNMMDSVLRSFYYDKPRAEFCCRLGYYFLQRDELQMAVYWYKQALHAENTDTTGWGFANIACSTWLPQLQLCVCYDRLGDYEAAHLHNEQAASYRPEDERMIANREYLSQRLSKRDEGGVVLV; the protein is encoded by the coding sequence TTGATCGCGATCAGTCTTTGCATGATAGTCAAAAATGAAGAAAAAACATTGGCGCGCTGTCTCTCCTCTATCGCCCCCGCTGTAGATGAAATTATTATTGTCGACACAGGCTCGACCGATGCTACAAGGGAAATCGCCGCCGATTTCAACGCTCGCGTCGATTCTTTTGCCTGGGTGGACGACTTCGCCGCCGCCCGTAATTTTGCATTCTCGCTTGCATCGAAGCCTTATATAATGTGGCTGGATGCGGACGATGTACTGGAGGTATCGGAGCTGCACAAGCTGAAGGCGCTCAAACACCAGCTCGGCGATACGGTGGACTCTGTCTCTATGGATTATCACCTGTCATTTGACGAGTTCGGCAACGTAGTTAACAAGCTGCGGCGCAATCGCATCGTTAAGCGTGAGCGGGGCTTTCAGTGGATTGGCGCGGTACATGAATACTTGGAGGTTTACGGAAACATCGTTCATTGTGATGTGGCCGTTACACATAAAAGCCTCGGGCATGACAGCGACCGCAATTTGACCATGTATGAAAATCGGCTCCGCAGAGGAGAGATTTTCACCCCGCGCGACTTGTTTTATTACGCCAACGAGCTGAAAGACAATGGCCGGTACGATTCGGCCATTCGTTATTATGACAAGTTTCTGGCTACCGGAAAAGGCTGGATCGAGGATAATATTCTCGCTTGCGGACGGCTTGCGGACTGCTACCACGAGCTGAACGAGCCTCGCAACATGATGGATTCCGTGCTGCGATCCTTCTATTACGACAAGCCTCGAGCAGAATTTTGCTGCCGCCTTGGGTATTATTTTTTGCAGCGAGATGAGCTTCAGATGGCCGTTTATTGGTATAAGCAGGCGCTCCACGCGGAGAACACGGACACAACAGGCTGGGGCTTTGCGAATATAGCCTGCTCTACCTGGCTGCCGCAGCTTCAGCTATGTGTCTGCTACGACCGTCTGGGTGACTATGAAGCAGCCCATTTGCATAATGAGCAGGCGGCCAGCTATCGGCCCGAGGATGAGCGAATGATAGCGAACCGGGAATATTTAAGCCAGCGGTTAAGCAAGAGGGATGAGGGAGGGGTCGTGCTTGTCTGA
- a CDS encoding glycosyltransferase encodes MSEKKKRVLIASPVQQQPTILALFLASLKRLHADQLELSYFFIDDNTDVTSSLLLEQFAVAREGVTIIRSDSSDSPDVYVRTDTTHCWSEQLIWKVAYFKNRIIEHALERQFDYVFLLDSDLLLHARTLEQLVSDDKDIVSEIFWTRWQPDARPQPQVWLHDEYGQWERGRGEKLSDEEIAVRLEQFYAKISEPGVYEVGGLGACTLLSRRALEAGVHFGPISNLTFWGEDRHFCIRAAALGLRLFVDTHYPAYHIYRSADLAGAERFLQKEVEVQPKVRGRLTLSMVVRNESSRYLRQALEQHRQYIDDAVIIDDGSTDDTADVCLQALEGIPVKLIRNAFSRFSNEVMLRQQQWEETLAVNPEWILNLDADEWFEQSFVQELDTLLQNRATNVFCFRLYDFWSIHSYRSDAIWRAHESYRPFLLRYDPTFDYKWKNTPQHCGRFPVNILELPHQLSDIRLKHYGWAKDEHRREKLHRYQMLDPDAKYGWKEQYLSILDVNPQLVEWQE; translated from the coding sequence TTGTCTGAGAAAAAAAAGCGTGTGCTCATTGCCAGTCCCGTTCAGCAGCAGCCGACGATTCTGGCTTTGTTTCTCGCTTCGCTGAAACGTCTCCATGCAGACCAGTTGGAGCTAAGCTACTTCTTCATTGACGATAATACGGATGTTACGAGCAGCCTGCTGCTGGAGCAGTTTGCTGTCGCTCGCGAGGGTGTAACCATTATCCGTTCAGATTCCTCCGATAGCCCTGACGTGTATGTACGCACCGATACGACGCATTGCTGGAGTGAACAGCTCATTTGGAAGGTTGCCTATTTTAAGAATCGAATCATTGAGCATGCACTAGAACGTCAGTTTGACTACGTATTTCTACTTGACTCCGACCTGCTGCTGCATGCCAGAACGCTGGAGCAGCTAGTATCGGACGATAAGGATATTGTTTCGGAAATTTTTTGGACCCGCTGGCAGCCGGATGCGCGCCCTCAGCCGCAAGTATGGCTGCATGACGAATACGGACAGTGGGAGCGAGGCCGAGGCGAGAAGCTGAGCGATGAAGAAATTGCGGTGCGCTTGGAGCAGTTTTACGCCAAAATAAGCGAGCCAGGCGTGTATGAGGTAGGCGGTCTTGGCGCATGTACGCTGCTGAGCCGACGTGCGCTGGAAGCAGGTGTGCATTTTGGCCCCATCAGCAATTTAACCTTCTGGGGGGAAGACCGGCATTTCTGCATCAGGGCGGCTGCGCTTGGCTTGCGGTTGTTTGTGGATACCCACTATCCCGCCTATCATATTTACCGCAGTGCGGATTTGGCTGGGGCGGAGCGGTTTCTACAGAAAGAAGTGGAAGTCCAGCCTAAGGTTAGAGGACGGCTTACGCTGTCGATGGTCGTAAGGAATGAGAGCAGCCGCTATTTGCGCCAGGCGCTGGAGCAGCATCGCCAGTATATTGATGACGCGGTCATTATTGACGATGGCAGTACGGATGACACAGCCGATGTGTGCCTACAGGCGCTGGAAGGCATTCCGGTTAAGCTGATCCGCAACGCGTTTTCGCGCTTCAGCAATGAGGTTATGCTTCGGCAGCAGCAGTGGGAGGAGACGTTGGCTGTAAATCCGGAGTGGATTCTGAATCTCGATGCGGATGAATGGTTTGAACAAAGCTTCGTTCAGGAGCTCGACACCCTGCTGCAAAACCGTGCTACGAATGTATTTTGCTTCCGGTTATACGATTTCTGGAGCATTCATTCCTATAGATCGGATGCGATTTGGCGGGCACATGAAAGCTATCGCCCTTTTTTGCTCCGCTATGATCCAACATTTGATTATAAGTGGAAAAATACACCGCAGCATTGCGGGCGTTTTCCCGTTAATATTTTGGAGCTGCCTCATCAGCTGTCGGATATTCGCCTTAAGCATTATGGCTGGGCGAAAGACGAGCACCGCCGGGAGAAGCTGCATCGCTACCAGATGCTTGACCCCGACGCCAAGTATGGCTGGAAGGAGCAATACCTGTCCATATTAGATGTCAATCCACAGCTCGTGGAGTGGCAGGAATAG
- a CDS encoding AIM24 family protein, which translates to MPFQFQVERELFLKAEGQGKFFAKKGSMVADQAYNGKFKYSKRLLGTNSGNIVGQVLNHGMRRITGENLEIMEVEGQGSVYLADQNTHVTIINLEQGGPWQHVSVESEDLLAFTETCHYGVTVIGSGVISQRGLFTSKLSYNGQGAQVAVKTNGNPLVLQAPCRVDPDAIVAWTGPSPKVKLDVNWKTFIGQTSGESYMYEFNEPGQVVIIQPFERQSGVKFGIDDNRYQPQEQGSAFQNTFGGNGGNGGNAGNAGNMGGNPGNNNNNEGGLGGIIGRILR; encoded by the coding sequence ATGCCATTTCAATTTCAAGTGGAACGCGAGCTGTTTCTGAAAGCAGAAGGCCAAGGCAAGTTTTTTGCTAAAAAGGGCTCTATGGTCGCTGATCAGGCTTACAACGGCAAATTTAAATATTCCAAGCGCTTGCTTGGCACAAACTCCGGCAACATTGTTGGACAAGTATTGAACCACGGTATGCGCCGTATTACAGGCGAAAACCTTGAAATTATGGAGGTCGAAGGGCAAGGCTCCGTATATCTTGCCGACCAGAACACGCATGTGACAATTATTAATCTGGAGCAAGGCGGCCCTTGGCAGCACGTCAGCGTCGAAAGTGAAGACCTGCTGGCATTTACAGAAACTTGCCACTACGGTGTTACGGTCATCGGCTCTGGAGTCATTTCCCAGCGTGGACTTTTCACCTCCAAGCTCTCCTACAACGGCCAAGGCGCCCAAGTCGCAGTGAAGACGAACGGCAACCCGCTCGTTCTGCAAGCTCCATGCCGCGTCGATCCCGATGCAATCGTTGCATGGACAGGCCCTTCACCTAAAGTGAAGCTCGACGTGAACTGGAAAACTTTTATCGGACAAACCTCCGGTGAATCGTATATGTATGAGTTCAATGAGCCTGGGCAAGTCGTTATTATTCAGCCTTTCGAGCGTCAAAGCGGCGTGAAATTCGGCATTGATGACAACCGCTACCAGCCGCAAGAGCAAGGCAGCGCCTTCCAGAACACCTTTGGCGGCAACGGCGGCAATGGCGGCAATGCTGGAAACGCTGGCAATATGGGCGGAAATCCAGGCAATAACAACAATAATGAAGGCGGGCTCGGCGGCATTATTGGCCGAATTTTGCGTTAA
- a CDS encoding TerD family protein, with protein sequence MSKGQKLDLTKNNPGLDHLKVGLGWDTNRLQGQSYDLDVEIFLLNQMDKLPSNGHIIFYNNLNSPDGSVRYNGDNRTGQGNGDDESAEIQLSRVSPDIQKIVFTVTIDDAVRKNQNFGQIGNAYIRIVNQANGAEICRFDLSEDYSTSISLLAGEVYRHNNEWKFNAVGTGLTLDLAGICAHYGAM encoded by the coding sequence TTGTCCAAAGGACAAAAGCTCGATTTAACGAAAAATAACCCCGGACTCGATCACTTAAAGGTTGGACTCGGTTGGGATACAAATCGCTTGCAAGGTCAGAGCTACGACCTAGATGTTGAAATCTTCCTTTTGAACCAAATGGACAAGCTTCCATCCAACGGTCATATTATCTTTTATAACAATTTAAACAGCCCGGATGGCTCGGTTCGCTATAACGGCGACAACCGGACTGGACAAGGAAACGGCGACGATGAATCCGCAGAAATCCAGCTTTCCCGCGTGTCTCCTGACATTCAGAAAATTGTATTTACCGTGACGATTGATGACGCTGTTCGCAAAAATCAAAACTTCGGCCAAATCGGCAACGCCTACATTCGGATCGTCAACCAGGCGAACGGAGCTGAAATTTGCCGCTTTGACCTGTCCGAGGATTACTCCACTTCCATTTCCTTGCTAGCGGGAGAAGTATACCGCCACAACAACGAATGGAAATTCAATGCGGTAGGCACAGGCCTTACGCTTGATCTGGCTGGCATTTGCGCGCATTACGGCGCTATGTAA